The genomic segment aagaaaagtaACAGAGTTCAGCAGAACTACGGACACGAGAATAAAAGTTACAGTTAGCTCAGGTGTAGACGCTCAGTCGAACCGAtggcacacagacagagaaaatgttaatCATCACATcataagaaaatatataattattaagAACAAATAGGAAAATCGTAATAAACAAGAGCCTGTTAACTTTGTTGTTAGCATTAGCCTCAACAAGCTAACCCTCATACACACGCgtctgttttgttgtcttctgAGTAACGCACATTATAACGGTTCAACTTAACCCAATGCTTTATCAGCTTTTAACTCACTGTAGATGTATTAAATTCACCAGACACcgaattaaaactgaaaacatcgAAAGGCAGTCGTTCCCGTTGGCTCCagctgcctctctcctctccgcgGTCTAGTTTTTAAACTGTGACTAAAGAACCAATCAGATGGCTGGCACAAGAGACGTCACAGCTCTCGTTCACACGGTTAAGCACAATCTCGCGAGATTACAGATAAGTAGCGCATAGACTTTATTCATATAACATAAAACGAATAAATTggtattttatgtatttatactATTTTATTTCCAGTGGAAAGAGACAAAGTACACAATCCAGGTACTTAGCTTTCAAGgagttttccattttcttttacGTCAAGCCTGGACGCCACATTATTCTTTTTTAGGGGTGGAAAGTAACCAGAgcaagtcagagaggccagactgagatggttcggacatgttcagaggagggatagtgagtatattggtagaaggatgttggagatggagctgccaggcaggaggacaagaggacgaccaaagaggagatatatggatgttataacagaggacatgaggttggctagtgttagggtagaagatgttcatgatagagtgaggtggaaaaggatgagtcgctgtggcgacccctgatgggaaaagccgaaagaagaagaagaaagtaacCAGAGCAAGTACTGATCATTTACTGTTCAAGGAAGAATCGCTATTGCTTTCAATAAACACTGATTCTAACGCCTTTACTTGCCACCCTTCTAATGTATATATtaccaacaaaacaataaattataaacCATAAATTGTTCCCTTTTCCGCAACACTTTCTCCCGAGGAAGACAATAAAAGTTATCCTGACCTTGATAAAGAGGTTGTAAAATATGAAGAGTGCTTCACTACTTTACTATTCTAAACACACATTGGCAAATTCCAGGCTAGGTAAATAAACCCAGTAACGCTGACAGGACTTTACTTCAGTTATACTTCTACatcgtgtttttattttacatttaaagacaaTAAGAACTTCCTCCACTGCTTTTTGTTTATCAACGCCGGCGAGTGAGATTGACGTCATCAGAGCGCGACGTCGGTGCTTTGCGACGGATTAAAGCGGATTTAGTGGATTAGCTCAACAGAAAGAGCAGCTATCTGCGGTTTTAATACTTTATCTGGACCAAACCTTGATCTTTGAAACAGATTCTAATGTTTTGATCGAAAAGACGCCGCGGAGCGtcgtaataaacaataaaaggcGGAGGACGTCGTCTTCACGGCACGCACAACTAGACGGTTGCCTTGACAACGACAGGTCAGCTAACAGCCGCTTTATTATGATTCAGGCTAATTAACGTTAGCTTATAATCAGTAACTACTGCTTCTATATAAACGGTTATTACCAGTAACAGCAATACTTATATCTGCAATACCACGtaaaaaagcagcatttacagTTTATATGCTCTTATTAACGACAGTTAACGCTAACGTTTGGTCTGCAGTGATTATTTCGTCATTTTAACGTTAGCATCAGCTGAGTTAGCGTTATATTCCCCAATCGATTCATAATTTGTAgtggtaaataaataatttacgGATGTAAAgatactgtataaatacatttagaccTAGCTAGTTGTGTTTCGAAGTGattgttacatttaattaaaatgtaaagttcCCCACAAACATGTCTTTGAGAGAAGATTCACGAAGGCTGTCACCAGGTGTCACAGTTAGCCTCTGTTAtcctgttcagttcagttcaaatataatttgtattgcgccaaatcacaacagatgtcacCTCAGAGCACTTTCACTTTaggttcatgtttgtgtgtttgttcatagCTCACCTGTCCAGCAGTTGTTCTTGTGAGGCtccctgaataaataaagtttgcTCCCTTTTCCCCAGTTGTCATGTCAGACTCCAGCAGTGATGGAGGGAAGTGGTTGGATGCTCACTATGACCCAGTGGCCGGTCTGTACACCTTCTCGTCCTGCGTGGACCTGGCAGATCTGAGCGGGGACGGAGAGAGCCGGCTGGTGGTAGGGGACCTGGGATCTGGCTTGTCCGGCATGAAGTTGAAGGTGTACCGGGGCACGGCGCTGATGAGCGAGAGCACATTGCTGGATCTGCCCGCTGGCCTCGTCGCCTTCTTCATGGACCTGCACGAGCCACGCATTCCCGCTGTGGCCGTGGCCTCTGGACCCTGCATCTACGTCTACAAAAACCTGAGACCCTACTTCAAGTTTACCCTGCCTGGTCTAGAGGTCAATACACTGGAGCAGGTCAGGACATGTTAGACCTCACAGTGAGGAGTTCAGGGATAGTTTGTCTCAAGATCTGGTCTTTTAATTTCCACCATGTGTTCAGGCATGTTGTTCTCCTGTTCTGTAAAAACATCTGACTGGAGCTGTGCTCTGATTTGTCAGGATGTTTGGCAGCAGGCGAGAGAGGGTCAGATCGATCCTCTGACCCTGAAGGAGATGTTGGAAAGCATCAGGAAGAAGGCCGACATCTCGCTGTCTGTCCGCTCCCTCAGGTTCCTCTCTCTGGACACCAGCGACATGGACGAATTCGTCCagctgcacaaacagcagccagtCAGAAGACAGGTAACCTTACATGATTCAagataatgtcattttaaatttgatgaGATTTGTCatataatgaaaacacatttgtgtataTGCTTCATGACTCCATACATCAGTGACAAgtggttgttttttgtattttatcattttccaTAAGTAAAATTGTTGCTGCATTAGCAACCTGCAGGATGGTGATATTATTTTAAACCAGTAACCGACTTCAACCTTACACTTCAGTGTGTCTCTATGTTTCAGACGGTCATCACCTGCATTGGAACTCTAAAGAAGAGTACAGCTGATGAGGATGGCGTCAGCTGCCTGGTGATTGGTACAGAAAGCAGCAACATCTACATCCTGGACCCCGAAGCTTTCATTATTCTCTACAAGGTAAATTCTCATCAACATTTGGACAGGCTGCTTAGGACAGGGCAGAATATGTTTTACTTCCAAATCATCTTTCCCCTTCGCTGAGAGACACACAGCTAAAATGTAACATGGAAATCCGTGTTTTATGTTTGACTTGTCAGTGTCAGTATTGAACTATTTTATGTGTTATTACATGATCAcagtgttttttcctccatAATTACCTGCAGTGGTTTGTATTCAGAAAATAATCAAACGTTttgcacaaaatgtgtttagtcctcataaaaacacaacaaactgtagcattagaaaatctgtttcttgtttttggACCTTTTATCTCATGGCTTTCATCAGCAATGTTCTCTACTCAGTTGTTGAGGAGATGAGGTAACAACTggcaaatagaaaataaaacacctaCTTGCATATTTAGGTCACTTGATAAAAACCCAAGCATTTTCCTGACAACTGAGCAAACAGCATCCACCAAGGAAAACCATGACATGTGGTTGAAAGCTTCAGTAACAAGTAAATAGACACTGTTCTCTGTGTGACTGATGAAGATGTCGCTGCCAGCTGCTCCCACCTTGATGGACGTGACTGGTCAGTTTGATGTGGAGTTTCGTATTACAGTGGCCTGTCGCAATGGAAACATCTACATCCTGCGCAGGTGAGATGTAGCTGACAAGGTGCTGCAGCAAAAACTTCACCTCTATGTAAACAATTCAcagatttaatgtgttttgatCCCATAGAACTAAAACAACTAGAAACATGGAAGAACACAGTTTACTGGTTTTAAGGATCCAGGCttacagatgtttgtgttgctgcttcTCAGAGAGTCGGACAAACCAAAGTACTGCATCGAGCTGTCGTCCCATCCAGTGGGTCTGGTCAGAGTCGGGAAGAACGTTGTGGTCGGGTGCACTGACGAGAGCCTGCAGGGCTTCACACAGAAGGTAAATAATGGGGCGCTGTGGGTTGATGATGTCTGAGGAGtcaaaaacagaacatgaaacCTGAGAAGAAAACTGTGGCGACTACAGAGAAACATTCTTGGcattcagaaaacagaaaagtacaCAGGACCACACATCCATGAGAAGCCagacactgacagctgctttgTATTAATATGTGTGAACACGCTGTGACGCGACCAGGAACTCAGTCAGTCTCAGGAACTAAGTCAGAAATAACAATTGTGTATGTTAATTAGCAGTAAACATAAGGTCCAGCTGAAACTAATGGGAAATATTAGTTGAGTCTGTGGTTGTTTATGTGGTCTTGGATCCAGAACCGTTACACTCAAACAATCCAACCTACTGTTGACATCcaaaatctgttgttttgtcttcaggGGAAGAAGCTGTGGAGGACTGTCCTTCCTGCTCCCATTATCACCATGGCTACCATGGACCTCCCTACCAGAGGCTTCCAGGCAGTTCTGGTGGGCCTGGCTAACTGTGAGGTGCAGCTGTACCGGGAAAAGAACCTGCTGAGCACTATCAAGACACCTGACGTGGTCACCAGCATCTGCTTTGGCCGGTACGGGCGCGAGGACGGGACCCTCATCATGACCACCAAGGGAGGGGGCCTGATGGTAAAGATTCTGAAGCGGACAGCTGTGTTCGACGACAGGGACAGCGCGCCCGGGCCGCCGCTGGCCCAGAGCGTCCGCCTCAACGTCCCCAAGAAGACGAAGCTGTACGTGGACCAGACactgagggagagggagaacgGCCTGGCCATGCACCGCGCCTTCCAGATGGACCTGAGCCGCCTGCGACTGGCTGCCGCCAAAGCCTACGTCAAAGCCCTTGAGTCCAGCCTGACCCCAATGTCCTCCAGCCTCACCGAGCCGCTCAAGATGAACGCCGTGGTTCAGGGTCTGGGCCCATCCTTCAAACTAACCCTGAACGTGCAGAACACGGCGGCCTGTCGGCCTGTCATGAACCTGGCTATCAGCTTCCTGTATGACGAGAACCTGTACAGGATGAAGTGCTCGTACATGAGGATCCCCCTCCTGGTGCCTGGACTCGTCTACCCCGTCGAGACGTTCGTAGAATGCACTAGCGACAAAGGCATCTCTGACATCATCAAGGTGTTCATATTGCATGAAGGGAAAAGTTCACCGCTGCTGACTGCTCACATCAACATGCCAGTGAGTGAGGGAGTGACGCTCAACTGAGAACACCACACCACAGCTTTTCCCAGTAGAGACTCCAAACTCCATCACAGCACCTCCACCTGTCTTAGTAGACTTAACATTTACTCCTCTCAGTTTGTTTGTGAAGAGTCTGTGTCAGACTAGAGCAGAAGTAATAGAGTCTGTTCTAGTTTCATCTGGACCAAACGACCTGAATATGACACGACGGTGGAGGAACAGAGGTGAGAAACCTGCTGCCAGTAAAAACCAAACTGATGATCAGATCTTCATGGAACTCTATTTATAAAATAGTCAGATTAAAGGATCTGatcacagtagaaaaaaaaaggatggatTTTATTGTAGTTGTGACAATATGAGAACGAACCTGCAGATTAATGTTGTTAGCCTATAATAGCTCAGGTAGGTTAGTGTTGGACACGTTTCAAACAGTAGGGATACTGTATGTCCACATGCTTTTTTAAAGTCACTGCAGACGTCAggatatttattctttttaatatagtaatatgaacaaaacaaatctttttctgtatttttaaaggaaggagaaaaataaaacaatgaataaacaACAAGTTGGTTGATTTTGTGATTATAGAAGTGAAGATTACAGATTCCTAATGTTCCAGAACGTTTCTTTGaacattgtatttatttctaattaaatacataaatataataattttaaaaattaatgtcACAGCAATAAAACGCCTCTAATGTTAAAACCAGAAGTTTTCTCTGAAAACCTTCAGCCTTTGACAGTTACAGCCTTCACTGGACAAATGTCAGAGTTTTCCTGAGAGCTGTTTGGTTTTGGTTCCCGGCACCATGCTGGgtgaaaaagaagcagagacacctcataaaactaaatatgtttgAGTTGAAGTGATCACGTCATTGTGGTCTGCGGGAAATGAGTTTTACTGTTGTCTGCTTCTTACAAACTATTAATCAGGAAAACAACATCTGTGACCTGAGTTTtagaaatcaataaaacaaatgatcaCGTCGGTTTCTGTTACACGTAGACAGGAGAACCTGagcaacacaaagagaaaagagactAGTTCAGATGATCCAGAAGCATTTTGGTACTTTTCTTGTTCTCGTCACTCATTAAACTGCTCTGTTGACCCGGCCCGTCTCTGATCACCTGTCACTTGTTCAGCGTTCATGAAGTTCTGCTTCATTAAACCTCTTACATTACTTCCCCACACTgtgactttcaaaataaaaagaaataaagccATCTACCCAATGCACTAATGAATTACATTAATAACTTACTGTGACTTTGGAAATATTGTTAATTTACTGAAGTTAAATTACctgtaattataattatgttCTATGAAAAACCTTTTTAAGCTGATAAATTAGTGGAGATCACAGCAGAGGGCAAGACTTGAAATAAAACTCTGCAGTGTGGGTTCAGTCTTTGATTATTGGTCATTCTTGCTGTTCAGCTCAAGGTGAACATCACTGTGAAAGTTAAGTTTCACTACTTCTTTGTACAGGACCTGTTCATTTTCGCGTTTAACTTGAGGCTCCACTGAGTCCAGATCATCACGTCCAAAACTTTTCCACAGTTTATTCTATTTAGAACAATTTAATCCAATCAGGAGACTTGAAACACATTCAAGTGCACGTTCATCTAGTTTCTCTAATATGAACGGAACAAACGTTTCCTTcaagaacataataaaaatatggcaaacaataaaaaaaatgcacaacagAACCAAGTCAGATACAAAATagcacaaaaaataaaccacagcTTTGAATGAGACCTGTGCTGTGAGTTGTAAATTCAACTCATGTTTCAGtggtttcattaaaaacatcttaGAAATCGTAGAACTCATGGACCTGAGAGATTGAAGCCTGCTGTAAAGCTGCAGTtgatagaaacagaaaaatagaaaaactccCGACAGgagtagaaatagaaaaatagaaaacatcCCAACACGACTACGACCTCAGGTCACCGGTGATGTAGTTACCATGGTAACAGCACAGCTGACCGGCTCTGTCTCGGGGGCAGTAGGAAGAGTTTCCCGCCTCGACAGGACGGAGGCGAGGAAGAGGATGATACAGCAGAGCATCATGAAGCTGCCGCTGATGAAGAAGGCGACGTCGTATGACTGAGAGACGTCGTAAAAACGACCTGAAGGAGACGAGACGTGGAAACTTTATTGTTTCACAGTGATTCACTCGTTTCTACTGCAGTAAATCCTCTTACTACTTCTCAAGCTCAGTCAGACCCCGACGATCCGGACCTCATACCGTCTTACCTACGACAGGTGGACCCAGCATGATGCCGACGCCTCCAAAGAACATGAGGATCCCGTGAGCCTCGGCGAACTTCTCTGTGGCGACCACTTGACCCGTGATGTAGGGAGTCAGAGTCCAGTTCCCGCTCAGGAAGCCCAGGATCACGGAAAGCACCTGGAGGTGCAGGTACGAGCTGCAGGAAAGATAAATTTCTGCTGGTGAAAGTTTCCCATTTTCAGAACCCGACCTGGTTCTGTGTCGAGTTCCGCGCTCGTAGATTCTCACAGTATGGGACCAGATCACAGCTTAGTCTCATTAACTGGGTTTTAACCTGCTGAATACAAAGGTCACCTGACCTCTGGCCTCACCTGGCGAAGGGGATGAGCAGTACTCCCAGCCCGCTCACTCCAACCGTCAGAGCGTACAGCAGGACGCTGTCGACCCGCGGCACGTCGGCCGTGACACCCAGACCCAGTTTACCCACTCCGGCCCCGATGGAGACGAGGGAGATCAGAGACAGTGAGTGGACGTCCCCCGTTAGCCCCGAGCTATGAGCCAGGTCCTCCAGGAAGATCTGAGGCGGGGTGTTACCTGCAGGGTGAGGTTCAGGTGACCAGGTCAACTGGAGGATAAAGGACTGGGCACGTTCAACTGGTTTTAATGGAGTTTTTTACTGAATGACGCACCGagactgaagaagaagagagacatgCACAGCGCCATGAAGACTCGGTCCTGAAGGAGAGACCCCATGGACGACAAACCcctgaagagacaaaaacacccGTCAGCTCGTGGTTCCAACACAGGAGCCGCTGCTGTAACAGTGAATGAGATCCGGCTTCACAGAGTCCAGATCCAGAACAGGGTGGAGAGAGGACGTTTTAAACCGATCAGTCTCAGCTGGATTTGTTCTGTGACTCGACAACAGTGAAAaattaacagcagcagatggaAACCAGTGGACACAGCTGCAGATACTGTATCGGTCCAGTACGAGTACCGAGCACCGACTCATtgagactgacacacacacacacaaacacacacacacctgtgtgacATCAGTCAGCTGTTCGGTAACACCTGAGGTCCACACTGAACGTTCACCACGTCTCCTCTGATGGAACAAcacattaataaagtatctgATGTGTGCGGCAGACACGACATCTCCAACAGTTCGGATCTGTTCAGTCAGAATTCTGTTTATactatttaattatttttatttactttattatttaatttactttaataattattttatttaatgtgacgttgtctaaattatatatttttatgtgtgtgtgtgtctctctccgcccgtctctctctctctgtctgcctgtctcactCACTGGGTGTAATGTCTCATCTTCATCTTAACGAAGCCCGAGCAGCTGGACAgactcctcctcttcacccGCTGATCCTTGGTTTCCATGGTGATAACTGCATCTGTCCCTGCAGGTTTCTGATTGGTTGgcacctcctcctgcagctggcCCTTTAAGACGGCGGCTCGTTGTTTGAGGTAGAATCTGGATGGGGTCAAAGGTCGCATGAGGCCGGCGCACGCCACCACGTTGAGCGCCAGCACTCCAACGATGAGCAGGCAGCCGTCCAGACCCAACAGCTTGATGAGCTCGCTCTGCAGCGTGGAGTACAGGAACCCACCCACACTGGTACCTGAGCACAGGTGAGACATGAACACTGTGCCTGATTCGCTCACAGGAAGCGGTGCGGTCATGTGACGGACCTACCTGTGGTCACTATCCCCAGAGCCAGGCCCCTCCTCCTGTCAAAGTACAGGCAGGTGATGGTGAGGATGGCGGCGTACAGCAGACCCAAGCCCACACCtgagcaacaaaaacacagacgaCACGATCACATGATCGCTTCAAGCCAATCGGGAGTCCGTTTGTGTTGGACTCCTGCGGACTGAAGGACACCGTTTAGAAAATTCTTTGGTTCCGAGTTGTTGGTTTTCGACCTACTGAcaacaggtttttatttcttacaaatCTAAAAGTCCAAACATCAGCTGAACTCAGTCCCTATAGTGGGTCAGTCTCCTGCTGTGATTCACCACAGTCGGGTTTCCTCACAGAACCGGACCGCACACTTCAAACAGCTTTCAGGTGCtttactgccacctgctggactgGCTCCGTTTAGCTTTAAGCTGATTAGTGCTCTGTGGAAATTCTCTCTGAATTCAATTTGAACCTGGTTCGCGAAAGAGAACTGAACCTGTGTGATCCGGACAGCAGACCTGGGTCCAGTGTGCTCCCTCCTTtaaccagagcagcagctggtctGGACCTGTCTGCTCCAGGTTATGTCCTAGTGTGAACTGGAGTCTTACCGACCACGATGCCGTAGGAGAAGATGAGGAAGGCGATGTTGGGAGCGAAGGCACTGAGTATGAACCCCCCCGCCCCCACCACCCCACTGAAGATGGTGACAGGCTGAGCACCGAAACAGACCACACAGGCGCTGCAGACAGGACCTGCAGGGACGAGGACAGTTAGTTCACAGAGAGgaacagcagctgctctgtttctgtccGTCTTCAACATCACCCCCTCCTCACCTACTACGAGCCCGACTCCGGTCACCAGTGACCCCACCCAGGCCGTCGTGGCCTTCCCCTCCCCGAAGACGAGCAGCCACTCGGGGTAGAGGACGCCCACCGACTGAGGAGAGCCATACCCCAGCAGCAGAGCCAGGAAGCCGGACGCCACGATGACCCAGCCCCATCCACCGTCCAGGGCAGGGGGCTGGGGGGAAGGAGAGCTGGGACCCGGGGGGCACATCATGTGACGGTGGTGGACCTGCAGGGACACAAGCAGTAAAGAGGGGAGGGAaccagaggtcaaaggtcagaacaacacaaacacgAGGCTGAAGTCGAAAGAAgctctgaaatgaaaaagtgaacAAGCTGAGAACTCGAAGGATTCGGTGCTGAGAACCGTCCTTGATCAGAGCAGGTCCACTTCTGGACTGTTTGATTTGAAggagagaaatattaaaatgttaaagttatGAAATACTGGTAGGAAGTTACATCCTATTTTAAGTGAGAATTGTGACTCTTCTTGTGGACGTTTGGACCTCaaggaatattattattaatatcaatgatgcatgcttaaaagacataaagacctggatgtcctccaacttccttcttctaaatccagacaagacagaggttatactgtttggacctaaaaatctcagagacactatgtctaaacacattctcacccttgatgacttagtattgtcctcaagtaatactgtaagaaatctcggagttatctttgatcaggatatctccttca from the Anabas testudineus chromosome 19, fAnaTes1.2, whole genome shotgun sequence genome contains:
- the LOC113156686 gene encoding monocarboxylate transporter 9-like, translating into MMCPPGPSSPSPQPPALDGGWGWVIVASGFLALLLGYGSPQSVGVLYPEWLLVFGEGKATTAWVGSLVTGVGLVVGPVCSACVVCFGAQPVTIFSGVVGAGGFILSAFAPNIAFLIFSYGIVVGVGLGLLYAAILTITCLYFDRRRGLALGIVTTGTSVGGFLYSTLQSELIKLLGLDGCLLIVGVLALNVVACAGLMRPLTPSRFYLKQRAAVLKGQLQEEVPTNQKPAGTDAVITMETKDQRVKRRSLSSCSGFVKMKMRHYTQGLSSMGSLLQDRVFMALCMSLFFFSLGNTPPQIFLEDLAHSSGLTGDVHSLSLISLVSIGAGVGKLGLGVTADVPRVDSVLLYALTVGVSGLGVLLIPFASSYLHLQVLSVILGFLSGNWTLTPYITGQVVATEKFAEAHGILMFFGGVGIMLGPPVVGRFYDVSQSYDVAFFISGSFMMLCCIILFLASVLSRRETLPTAPETEPVSCAVTMVLLSTCNRNRRDHLFY
- the bbs1 gene encoding Bardet-Biedl syndrome 1 protein, whose product is MSDSSSDGGKWLDAHYDPVAGLYTFSSCVDLADLSGDGESRLVVGDLGSGLSGMKLKVYRGTALMSESTLLDLPAGLVAFFMDLHEPRIPAVAVASGPCIYVYKNLRPYFKFTLPGLEVNTLEQDVWQQAREGQIDPLTLKEMLESIRKKADISLSVRSLRFLSLDTSDMDEFVQLHKQQPVRRQTVITCIGTLKKSTADEDGVSCLVIGTESSNIYILDPEAFIILYKMSLPAAPTLMDVTGQFDVEFRITVACRNGNIYILRRESDKPKYCIELSSHPVGLVRVGKNVVVGCTDESLQGFTQKGKKLWRTVLPAPIITMATMDLPTRGFQAVLVGLANCEVQLYREKNLLSTIKTPDVVTSICFGRYGREDGTLIMTTKGGGLMVKILKRTAVFDDRDSAPGPPLAQSVRLNVPKKTKLYVDQTLRERENGLAMHRAFQMDLSRLRLAAAKAYVKALESSLTPMSSSLTEPLKMNAVVQGLGPSFKLTLNVQNTAACRPVMNLAISFLYDENLYRMKCSYMRIPLLVPGLVYPVETFVECTSDKGISDIIKVFILHEGKSSPLLTAHINMPVSEGVTLN